One region of Solea senegalensis isolate Sse05_10M linkage group LG14, IFAPA_SoseM_1, whole genome shotgun sequence genomic DNA includes:
- the LOC122780593 gene encoding prohibitin-2-like, whose protein sequence is MANKEPSRLIHLLRDLASRMSSGGRGAGLGLKLMLGAGALAYGVKEATYTVEGGHRAIIFNRIGGMQMDTVLAEGLHFRIPWFQYPIIYDIRAKPRKISSLTGSKDLQMVNIGVRVLSRPMASDLPVMYQQLGKDYDERVLPSIVNEVLKSVVAKFNASQLITQRAQVSLLVRRELFERAKDFHIILDDVSITELSFSNQYTAAVEAKQVAQQEAQRAQFWVEKAKQDQRQKIIQAEGEAEAAKMLGQAVTKNPGYLKLRRIRAAQNIAKTVAASQNRVYLNADSLVLNLQDQSPYDNFSLAKKI, encoded by the exons ATGGCGAACAAGGAACCGAGT CGTTTGATCCATCTCCTGAGGGATCTGGCAAGCCGGATGTCTTCTGGTGGCAGAGGAGCAGGATTAGGCCTGAAGCTGATGCTTGGAGCCGGTGCTTTGGCGTATGGCGTCAAAGAAGCCACATACACGg TGGAAGGAGGTCACAGAGCCATCATCTTCAACAGGATTGGAGGGATGCAGATGGACACTGTTCTGGCTGAGGGGCTTCATTTCAG GATCCCTTGGTTCCAGTATCCTATCATCTATGATATCAGAGCTAAACCCAGGAAGATCTCCTCTCTGACTGGCAGCAAAG atcttCAGATGGTGAACATAGGCGTGCGAGTGTTGTCCCGGCCCATGGCATCAGACCTGCCTGTCATGTACCAGCAGCTGGGGAAAGACTATGACGAGCGAGTGCTGCCGTCGATCGTCAACGAAGTCCTCAAGTCTGTGGTGGCAAAGTTTAACGCGTCACAGCTCATCACACAGAGagcacag gtTTCTCTGCTGGTTCGCAGGGAGTTGTTTGAACGAGCCAAAGACTTTCACATTATTCTGGACGACGTCTCAATCACTGAGCTGAGCTTCAGCAACCAGTACACTGCAGCTGTGGAGGCCAAGCAAGTTG CCCAGCAGGAGGCGCAGAGAGCCCAGTTCTGGGTGGAGAAGGCCAAACAGGATCAGAGACAGAAGATCATCCAGGCTGAGGGAGAGGCTGAAGCTGCCAAAATG ttgGGTCAAGCTGTGACGAAGAACCCTGGTTACCTGAAGCTGAGGAGAATCAGAGCAGCACAGAACATTGCTAAGACG GTGGCAGCGTCTCAGAACAGGGTCTACCTTAATGCTGACAGTTTGGTCCTGAACCTGCAAGACCAGTCACCTTATGACAA
- the pde6d gene encoding retinal rod rhodopsin-sensitive cGMP 3',5'-cyclic phosphodiesterase subunit delta: MSSDEDRAKEILKGFKLNWMNLRDAETGKVLWQGTEDLSVPGVEHEARVPKKILKCKAVSRELNFSSSEKLEKFRLEQKVFFKGQCLEEWFFEFGFVIPNSTNTWQSLIEAAPESQMMPANVLTGNVIIETKFYDDDLHVSTSRVRLFYV; the protein is encoded by the exons ATGTCTTCAGACGAAGACAGGGCCAAGGAGATTCTGAAAGGCTTCAAATT AAACTGGATGAACCTTCGAGATGCAGAGACGGGCAAAGTTCTGTGGCAGGGAACTGAAGACCTCTCTGTACCTGGAGTGGAACATGAAG CTCGCGTCCCTAAAAAGATCCTGAAGTGTAAAGCAGTCTCCAGAGAACTGAACTTCTCCTCCTCGGAGAAACTGGAGAAATTCAGACTGGAGCAGAAGGTTTTCTTCAAAGGACAGTGTCTAGAAG aaTGGTTCTTCGAGTTTGGCTTTGTCATCCCCAACTCCACCAACACGTGGCAGTCTCTGATAGAAGCAGCTCCAGAGTCACAGATGATGCCGGCCAATGTTCTAAC TGGTAATGTGATCATTGAGACCAAGTTCTACGATGACGACCTCCACGTCAGCACCTCCAGGGTACGACTCTTCTACGTCTGA
- the rpl36 gene encoding 60S ribosomal protein L36 yields the protein MAVRYPMAVGLSKGHPVTKNVTAPKHSRRRGRLTKHSKFVRDMIREVCGFAPYERRAMELLKVSKDKRALKFIKKRIGTHIRAKRKREELSNVLAAMRKAAAKKE from the exons aTGGCCGTGCGCTACCCAATGGCCGTTGGCCTCAGTAAAGGTCACCCAGTTACCAAAAACGTAACTGCTCCTAAACACAGTCGCCGACGCGGG CGTCTGACCAAACACAGCAAATTTGTTCGTGACATGATTCGTGAGGTGTGCGGTTTTGCTCCGTATGAGAGGCGAGCCATGGAGCTGCTGAAAGTGTCCAAGGACAAGAGAGCTCTCAAGTTCATCAAGAAGAGG atTGGAACTCACATTCGCGccaagagaaagagggaggagctgAGCAACGTGCTGGCTGCCATGAGAAAGGCTGCTGCCAAGAAGGAATAA